In Drosophila gunungcola strain Sukarami chromosome 2R unlocalized genomic scaffold, Dgunungcola_SK_2 000020F, whole genome shotgun sequence, a single window of DNA contains:
- the LOC128256413 gene encoding hypodermin-B isoform X2, with translation MSLRLGLCLLGLLGLVVLSESGIINPHIVGGDQADISDFPYQVSVRLETYMLLHICGGSIYAPKVVITAAHCIKGRYASYIRIVAGQNSIADLEEQGVKVSKLIPHAGYNKKTYVNDIGLIITREALEYSALVQPIAVAVDAPPSGAHAVMRCSAPDIWRAARTLATVTPEDP, from the exons ATGTCGTTGCGCTTGGGACTGTGTCTCTTGGGCCTGCTTGGCCTGGTTGTCCTCTCGGAATCCGGAATCATTAACCCCCACATTGTGGGTGGCGATCAGGCGGATATCTCGGACTTTCCTTACCAGGTGTCGGTTCGCCTGGAGACCTACATGCTGCTCCACATTTGCGGCGGAAGTATCTACGCCCCCAAGGTGGTGATCACTGCGGCGCACTGCATCAAGGGACGCTATGCCTCCTACATCCGGATTGTGGCTGGTCAGAACTCGATAGCCgatctggaggagcagggcgTAAAGGTCAGCAAGCTGATCCCTCATGCTGGCTACAACAAGAAGACGTATGTGAATGACATTGGACTGATCATCACGAGGGAAGCCTTGGAGTACTCCGCATTGGTGCAACCCATTGCCGTGGCCGTGGATGCCCCTCCTTCGGGAGCTCATGCCGTG ATGAGATGCTCTGCGCCGGATATTTGGAGGGCGGCAAGGACACTTGCAACGGTGACTCCGGAGGACCCCTGA
- the LOC128256413 gene encoding trypsin alpha-3 isoform X1 has translation MSLRLGLCLLGLLGLVVLSESGIINPHIVGGDQADISDFPYQVSVRLETYMLLHICGGSIYAPKVVITAAHCIKGRYASYIRIVAGQNSIADLEEQGVKVSKLIPHAGYNKKTYVNDIGLIITREALEYSALVQPIAVAVDAPPSGAHAVVSGWGKRTEEDEALPALLRAVELEIVERNTCGAQYLTKEYTITDEMLCAGYLEGGKDTCNGDSGGPLTVDGVLVGIVSWGVGCGREGFPGVYTSVNSHTAWIEEQAEPYLEI, from the coding sequence ATGTCGTTGCGCTTGGGACTGTGTCTCTTGGGCCTGCTTGGCCTGGTTGTCCTCTCGGAATCCGGAATCATTAACCCCCACATTGTGGGTGGCGATCAGGCGGATATCTCGGACTTTCCTTACCAGGTGTCGGTTCGCCTGGAGACCTACATGCTGCTCCACATTTGCGGCGGAAGTATCTACGCCCCCAAGGTGGTGATCACTGCGGCGCACTGCATCAAGGGACGCTATGCCTCCTACATCCGGATTGTGGCTGGTCAGAACTCGATAGCCgatctggaggagcagggcgTAAAGGTCAGCAAGCTGATCCCTCATGCTGGCTACAACAAGAAGACGTATGTGAATGACATTGGACTGATCATCACGAGGGAAGCCTTGGAGTACTCCGCATTGGTGCAACCCATTGCCGTGGCCGTGGATGCCCCTCCTTCGGGAGCTCATGCCGTGGTGAGTGGATGGGGCAAGCGGACCGAGGAGGATGAGGCTCTGCCCGCCCTGCTCCGAGCCGTTGAACTGGAGATCGTGGAGCGAAACACCTGTGGCGCCCAGTATCTGACCAAGGAGTACACCATTACAGATGAGATGCTCTGCGCCGGATATTTGGAGGGCGGCAAGGACACTTGCAACGGTGACTCCGGAGGACCCCTGACTGTGGACGGCGTTCTCGTGGGAATCGTCTCCTGGGGCGTAGGCTGCGGCAGGGAGGGATTTCCTGGGGTCTACACCAGTGTCAATTCACACACCGCTTGGATCGAAGAGCAGGCGGAACCCTATCTGGAGATCTAG